A window of Diadema setosum chromosome 2, eeDiaSeto1, whole genome shotgun sequence contains these coding sequences:
- the LOC140245126 gene encoding serine protease inhibitor dipetalogastin-like, which produces MWTTAAPAARNTVPMRFPNDPVTLPPEGAMPYPCPQRCGASGKRVCGTDGRTYDSGCHMRMEGCRTRDRTLMVNYVGPCQCPESCPMVYEPVCATSRRQGFGRERTYSSECEMQKDACRHNDKSVAVSYNGECAAALTGRCRIQCDSVYDPVCSSTNVTYRNECELRRHRCISQVRSLSVAYSGACPHAPIRCPNLCQPAKDPHCGSDGVTYSSLCEYGVAACKDPTLRLRYAGPCVPGTVDPCARICDSFEDPVCGTDGETYWNPCLLQLAHCKDPTITLAFRGHCPGTTRNIGNAVPVGRRRYYTAYGAKSAFMGFP; this is translated from the exons ATCCTGTTACCTTACCACCGGAAGGAGCGATGCCCTATCCGTGTCCTCAGCGATGCGGCGCCAGCGGTAAGCGCGTTTGCGGCACGGATGGGCGCACGTACGATTCGGGGTGCCACATGCGAATGGAAGGGTGTCGAACACGTGATCGAACGCTGATGGTCAACTACGTCGGGCCATGCCAGTGTCCCGAGAGCTGCCCGATGGTGTACGAGCCGGTGTGCGCCACTAGTAGACGCCAGGGCTTCGGGCGGGAGCGAACTTACTCGTCGGAGTGTGAGATGCAGAAAGACGCATGTCGACACAATGATAAATCGGTGGCTGTCTCATACAACGGTGAATGTGCCGCAGCTCTTACTG GGCGATGCCGAATACAGTGTGATTCCGTCTACGACCCCGTCTGCAGTTCGACGAACGTGACGTACAGAAATGAATGCGAACTCCGACGACATCGCTGCATCTCGCAAGTCCGCTCGCTGTCTGTTGCCTACTCCGGAGCCTGTCCCCACGCACCAATTA GGTGTCCAAACCTGTGCCAACCAGCAAAAGACCCCCACTGCGGAAGTGACGGAGTGACGTACTCATCTCTTTGCGAGTACGGGGTGGCAGCGTGCAAGGACCCCACCCTCAGGCTGAGATACGCAGGACCGTGCGTTCCGGGCACCGTTG ACCCGTGTGCCAGAATCTGCGACAGTTTCGAAGACCCTGTGTGTGGGACTGATGGGGAGACTTATTGGAATCCATGTCTTCTTCAACTGGCCCATTGTAAGGACCCAACCATTACACTCGCATTCCGCGGGCACTGCCCCGGGACCACGCGGAACATCGGGAACGCTGTGCCCGTAGGACGAAGGAGAT ATTACACGGCGTACGGTGCCAAGAGTGCTTTTATGGGCTTTCCGTGA